A part of Prionailurus viverrinus isolate Anna chromosome E1, UM_Priviv_1.0, whole genome shotgun sequence genomic DNA contains:
- the LOC125151874 gene encoding formin-like protein 16 produces MYKNRPPPPKQRKFPSETAEVLDPLSPIKDLKRGQGNVGGDWWSGFRGARLRECGPSPPPSRTGGGGAPRRPSRGSRETRSPEPAPCRRPEAAATWPASHRESVAWGRGCRVGLGLRAPSGRGEEAEAEVGARSARVLPPCRAPAVHFQRAAAGAPARVRYRPQSPGPSAKPRRPDVPHSPSFLNRRRDPATSISEPWPGPAPAPPPADRHLPPGPDPASRPRHPPPPLAPRSLPLPQAPALLLKSDLRPPDPSPRHPRTSPQTPPRPSP; encoded by the exons ATGTACAAAA ACAGACCGCCACCCCCCAAACAAAGGAAATTTCCCTCGGAAACTGCTGAAGTCCTGGACCCCCTCAGCCCAATAAAGGACTTAAAGAGGGGTCAGGGGAACGTGGGCGGGGATTGGTGGAGCGGTTTCCGAGGAGCAAGGCTGCGGGAGTGTGGGCCCAGCCCCCCACCTTCCAGAACCGGGGGCGGAGGtgctcccaggcgccccagccgcGGGAGCCGGGAaacccggagcccggagcccgcccCATGCCGCAGGCCCGAGGCGGCAGCGACCTGGCCCGCCTCCCACCGGGAATCTGTTGCTTGGGGCCGAGGCTGTCGAGTCGGGCTGGGGCTGCGGGCGCCGAGTGGCCGCGGAGAGGAGGCCGAGGCCGAGGTCGGCGCCCGCTCCGCGCGAGTGCTGCCGCCCTGTCGAGCGCCCGCGGTACACTTCCAAAGAGCCGCGGCGGGAGCGCCGGCTCGCGTCCGCTACCGCCCCCAGAGCCCTGGACCCTCGGCTAAACCCAGACGGCCTGACGTCCCCCATTCCCCCTCCTTCCTCAACCGCCGCCGCGACCCCGCGACCTCAATCTCCGAGCCCTGGCCGGGACCcgcgcccgcgcccccgcccgccgACCGCCACCTCCCTCCCGGACCGGACCCTGCTTCTCGCCCTCggcacccacccccgcccctcgcccCACGATCGCTACCCTTGCCTCAGGCTCCGGCCCTCCTCCTGAAGTCTGACCTTCGCCCTCCTGACCCCAGCCCTCGCCACCCCCGCACCTCACCCCAGACCCCACCTCGCCCCTCGCCCTAA